One Aegilops tauschii subsp. strangulata cultivar AL8/78 chromosome 7, Aet v6.0, whole genome shotgun sequence genomic window carries:
- the LOC123495025 gene encoding uncharacterized protein: MEMDSAHPATTPSADKASSDATPAASLCPPSASPQFQTGRVRTRLVHAIDILTLLQQLYFQSDLKVIVLHTFTFRRVPPWNGGFADGRQSCWSSWQCWMLSLSRFTSFVVEFYGIAVQLCPCNKPSRCGIWF; the protein is encoded by the exons ATGGAGATGGACTCTGCCCACCCCGCCACCACTCCCAGCGCCGACAAGGCATCCTCGGACGCGACGCCCGCCGCTTCCCTGTGCCCCCCCTCGGCGTCGCCGCAG TTTCAGACTGGCAGAGTACGGACGCGATTAGTGCACGCCATTGATATTCTCACACTACTTCAACA GCTTTACTTTCAGTCAGATCTGAAAGTGATTGTCTTGCATACATTCACATTCAGGCGTGTCCCGCCTTGGAATGGAG GGTTTGCAGATGGAAGACAATCATGTTGGTCCTCATGGCAATGTTGGATGCTATCTTTAAGTAGATTCACAAGTTTTGTAGTTGAATTTTATGGAATTGCAGTTCAATTATGTCCATGTAATAAGCCATCTAGGTGTGGAATTTGGTTCTAA